Genomic window (Rhodopirellula bahusiensis):
CCAGCTCTGAATCCGGTCCACCGCCCACGAACGAACCGCTCGATGGCGAACCCGCGACCGGAGAACACCTCTTCACCTCAAGCGTCCTGACGACCTGGATATTGTCCGCCGCGTTATTCGCGTTGACTGCGAATGCCTACCTGCCTGCGATCCAGGGCGGATTCATTTGGGATGACGACGATTACGTCACCGAAAACCCAACCCTGCATTCCATCGAAGGGTTGGTCGCGATCTGGACGGATCCATCGGCAACGCCCCAGTACTACCCCATCGTTCACAGTTCGTTTTGGATTGAGAATCACCTGTGGGGCATGAACCCGATGGGCTATCACTTGGTCAACGTTCTGATTCACTGCATCAGCGCATTGCTGCTGTGGCGATTGCTCTCGCGGTTCTCCGTTCCGGGTGCCTACGTCGCTGCGTTGCTCTTTGCGGTCCACCCGATGCACGTCGAATCCGTCGCCTGGGTCACCGAGCGCAAAAACGTTCTATCGGGAATGTTCACACTGCTGACGATCCTTTGTTGGCTCAGGTACTGGGACTTCAGTCAGCCGGAACCAAGTGACGAATCAACGCCGAGGAATCGTCGTTGGTATGCCCTGGCTTTGATTTGTTTCATCGCCGCTTTGTTGAGCAAGACCGTCGCGTCCACCTTGCCTGCTGCGTTGATCGTGATGATCTGGTGGAAGCGGGGAACCGTGCGAGTCAAAGACTTCACCGCCCTGCTTCCGTTCTTCGTAATCGGGATTGGAATGGGCCTGCTCACGGTCTGGCTTGAGAAGTTCCAGGTCGGGGCCAGCGGCATTGATTGGGAGCTGTCCCCGTGGCAACGCGTCCTGATCGCCGGACGAGCCCTCTGGTTCTACGCCGGCAAATTGGTTTGGCCGACGGAGCTGATCTTCACGTACCCACGATGGGAAATCGACGTCACATCCTGGTGGCAAAACGCGTTTCCAGTTGCTGCAGTTGCTGTGATGGTTGCATTGTTCTTGATGCGTCACCGTTTGGGTCGTGGTCCGATCGCGGCGGTGTGCTTGTACGCCGGCACACTGTTTCCTGCTTTGGGGTTCTTCGATGTTTACCCAATGCGTTTCTCGTTTGTTGCCGACCACTTCGCCTACATGGCCAGCGTCCCATTGATCGCTCTGGTTGTCGGTGCGGTCGCGACGTGGCTTCAATCCAAAGACGAAGACGACGAAGAATATGGCTTGGGCCGGCACCTTCCCAAGTTGATGGCGGCTGGGGCCGCGTTGCTGCTCGCCACGGTTTCTTTCAGCCAAGCGACGATCTACAGCGGACTCGAAGTGCTGTGGCGTGACACGCTTGAGAAAAACCCCAACTCATTCATGGCTCACAACAACTTGGGTGCCTTGCTGAACCGGCGTGGTGACTACCTCGAGGCCGAAACTCATTTGCGTCAGTCGCTGGAGATCAAACCAGACTTTGCCGACTCAGTCATCAACTTGGCACAGGCCCGTCAAAACCTAGGCGACCTGGAAGAAGCCCTTTCGCTTTACACTCGTGCCACGGAACTCAACCCGGGACTCGCCGAAGCCTACAACGGACTCGGGGCAACCCAAGGAATGATGGGAGACTTTGAGGCCTCCGAAGCGACTCTGAACCAAGCCATTGAGATCGATCCGAACTACGCCAATTCCTACGGAAACTTGGCAACGCTCCGAGCCGCGCAGGGTCGAAACGAGGAGGCGATCGAATTGTTTCAAACCGCCTCGCAATTGGATCCCGAGCGAATGGAACATCGCACAAATCTGGCGAGGGTGCTGATGTCTGCTCAGCGTTGGCAGGACGCGATGGGAGCTTGGCAGAGCATCCTGGACGAATCACCTGATGACGTCAGTGCAATCTTGAACCTCGGCGTGATCGCGGCGAATCAGCAACGCACCGAAGACGCCATCGGCTACTTCGAACGCGTGTTGGAAATTGTGCCCAATCATCTGAGTGCCACGTACAACCTGGGTGCCATGCATGACGCACTTGGCAACACCGAAAAAGCGGAGCAGTATTTTCGCCGGGCGGAACGTCTTCAACCCCAGCAGCAGTGAACGACCGTCGTGGGAAAATGAACACGAGATTCAAACCCGACATGGGATTGGAATACAATCGCCCCTGTATTCTTCGCTTCCCAAGTAGATGTCGGTTTCCAAATGCGTTCGGACTTGTCCTCGATTTTGTCGTTCATTCCGTTTCGGTTTGCTTCGCCGATTGGTCGCCCTCGCTCCATCGCGATCCTTGTGTTTGGACTGGTTTGCACCGTCATCCCAACTCACGTCATTGCACAACAGAGCCCTCCAACCACTCAAACAGACACACGCCCCAACGTCATCATCGTCTACACCGACGACCAAGGCTTTGGCGATGTCAGCAGCATGAACCCCGACGCAAAATTCGCGACGCCCAACATGGACCGCCTCGCGAAAGAAGGTCTGACGTTCACCAATGCCCACTCCAGCGACAGCGTGTGCACACCATCACGCTACGGATTGCTGACCGGTCGCTACAGTTGGCGGACGACGCTCAAACAAGGCGTCATGAATGCCGAGGGAAAATGCTTGATCGCCGACGGCCGCATGACACTGGCGTCATTCCTTCGCGGCCAAGGCTACCAAACCGGCATGGTTGGCAAGTGGCACCTTGGCATGCAGTTCCCCGGCACACCCAAAAATCGCGATTGGTCAAAACCAGTTCGCGATATGCCACTCGACAAAGGATTTGATCACTTCTTTGGCATCCCCGCCTCGCTGAACTACGGCGTCTTGGCTTGGTTTGATGGTCGTCACGCCGCGGTCCCGCCCAAATCATGGACTGGCAAGAAACCAAACAAACGCCATGTTGACTATCGCATACAACCGCCTTACCTCGACACCGAAGGCGAGGCACGAAAACGATTCAAAAACACCACCATCGAGGTGGCCGACGACTTCATCGACAATCAGTGCCTGACGCGATTCACCGACAAAGCCATCGAGTGGATCACGGAAATCACCGCTGAACCGGCGACCGGATCAACATCCACAAACCCACCGTTCTTTCTTTACCTGCCGCTGACCTCGCCTCACTATCCCGTCTGCCCGCTGCCCGAGTTTTGGGGGCAAGGTGATTGCGGTGGCTATGGCGAATTCGTCATCGAAACGGATCACCATCTCGGCCGTTTGCTCGACCACTTGGATGCAACTGGATTGAGCGACAACACGCTCGTAATCCTGACCAGCGACAACGGCCCGGAAAAATCCTGGAAGCAACGCATTCAAGACTTTGGCCACCATAGCAATGGCCCTTACCGAGGCGGCAAACGCGACATCTACGAAGGTGGCCATCGGGTTCCCATGTTGGCTCGATGGCCCAACGGCATCCAACAGCCCGGACGCACCAGCGATGCTTTGGTCGGACAAGTCGACTTGTTGGCGACCGTTTCCGAACTGCTCGGGCAATCACTTCCAGATGATGCCGCGGAAGATAGCCAGAGCTTTGCATCGATCCTGCTAGATCCGTCCCACGAACATCACCGAGCCCCACTAATCAACCATGGCGTTCGAGGCGAATTCGCCATCACTGCTAGCAAATGGAAGTGGATCGCTCCGAATCGGTTCAAAGACAAAGGCGAGCTCTACAATCTTGCCAGTGATCCCGCGGAAACCAAAGACATCGCTTCCGATCACCCACAAGTTGCTCGTCGGCTACAAGCCGCGTTGACGAAGATCGTCCTCAACGGCCGAAGCACACCTGGCAAACCTCAACCCAATGATACCGGCTACTGGGAAGACCTCCGATGGATGGAT
Coding sequences:
- a CDS encoding tetratricopeptide repeat protein, translating into MSASSESGPPPTNEPLDGEPATGEHLFTSSVLTTWILSAALFALTANAYLPAIQGGFIWDDDDYVTENPTLHSIEGLVAIWTDPSATPQYYPIVHSSFWIENHLWGMNPMGYHLVNVLIHCISALLLWRLLSRFSVPGAYVAALLFAVHPMHVESVAWVTERKNVLSGMFTLLTILCWLRYWDFSQPEPSDESTPRNRRWYALALICFIAALLSKTVASTLPAALIVMIWWKRGTVRVKDFTALLPFFVIGIGMGLLTVWLEKFQVGASGIDWELSPWQRVLIAGRALWFYAGKLVWPTELIFTYPRWEIDVTSWWQNAFPVAAVAVMVALFLMRHRLGRGPIAAVCLYAGTLFPALGFFDVYPMRFSFVADHFAYMASVPLIALVVGAVATWLQSKDEDDEEYGLGRHLPKLMAAGAALLLATVSFSQATIYSGLEVLWRDTLEKNPNSFMAHNNLGALLNRRGDYLEAETHLRQSLEIKPDFADSVINLAQARQNLGDLEEALSLYTRATELNPGLAEAYNGLGATQGMMGDFEASEATLNQAIEIDPNYANSYGNLATLRAAQGRNEEAIELFQTASQLDPERMEHRTNLARVLMSAQRWQDAMGAWQSILDESPDDVSAILNLGVIAANQQRTEDAIGYFERVLEIVPNHLSATYNLGAMHDALGNTEKAEQYFRRAERLQPQQQ
- a CDS encoding sulfatase family protein, which gives rise to MRSDLSSILSFIPFRFASPIGRPRSIAILVFGLVCTVIPTHVIAQQSPPTTQTDTRPNVIIVYTDDQGFGDVSSMNPDAKFATPNMDRLAKEGLTFTNAHSSDSVCTPSRYGLLTGRYSWRTTLKQGVMNAEGKCLIADGRMTLASFLRGQGYQTGMVGKWHLGMQFPGTPKNRDWSKPVRDMPLDKGFDHFFGIPASLNYGVLAWFDGRHAAVPPKSWTGKKPNKRHVDYRIQPPYLDTEGEARKRFKNTTIEVADDFIDNQCLTRFTDKAIEWITEITAEPATGSTSTNPPFFLYLPLTSPHYPVCPLPEFWGQGDCGGYGEFVIETDHHLGRLLDHLDATGLSDNTLVILTSDNGPEKSWKQRIQDFGHHSNGPYRGGKRDIYEGGHRVPMLARWPNGIQQPGRTSDALVGQVDLLATVSELLGQSLPDDAAEDSQSFASILLDPSHEHHRAPLINHGVRGEFAITASKWKWIAPNRFKDKGELYNLASDPAETKDIASDHPQVARRLQAALTKIVLNGRSTPGKPQPNDTGYWEDLRWMDPSEYSQPSP